The Macadamia integrifolia cultivar HAES 741 unplaced genomic scaffold, SCU_Mint_v3 scaffold_68A, whole genome shotgun sequence genomic sequence ATCTACCCTTTACCCTTTGTTCCGTCTCATGTAGAGCCCTGCAATATCCAAGCCCAAAAAGGTTATCACTTACAATTTCTCACATGCACAACACACCTAAAAAGGCTAACTATATAGTGTATTTGTGTGTGTATGTAAGGGTATCAATCAgtcggtttggtctggttcgGTAAGGTTAAATCAGTTATGGTCAATTAGTAGACtaacccgaaaccaaactggtTAGGAAGTTATCGATTTCTGCAAGTTTCAATTTCAGAATCGTCCCATTTCGGGTTTGCATGTATACACACAGAAATTAATGGAAAACTCTTggggtttttttggtttcttaccaGGGTATTCGGTTGGTcttgtttgattttggtttcaatcaaATACTTCATAAAACCCCAACCTAAAACCAACCTGATAAGAGTTTGGTTGGACTGAATCGATCACATTTGGACTGTCCAATGAATTCGGGCTGAACTTGCCATTCCTAGAGgggtgtgtgagagagagagagagagatcacctAAACAAGGACACCTGAACGAGTGAGGCTGGCCACCACATGTAGGGTGAATCAACAAGGTACTTTCTGAAGAGACCAGCCCAACCATATCCAAGCGTCTGTTTCTccccagaaaagaaagaagaataatggttaggattttattttttattttattttattttattattatttttttttttaagaaaacatATATCCAGGCCTTCAACCTTATTAGTCCCGTTGGCCTATACTAACTCCATAAGGGTCTATACTAACTCCACAATCTTATGGATTTGGTCATATcaggattgaatgagaatcatttaattttcaccaaaaaacagTAAAGAGCATTGaacaccctgtgtgagtggccacAAGGATCTAAGAAgagtcaaactcaaaaccacattGAAGCGAAAGTCCCTtaccaactcggctaccccaaGGTTAGGTTGGGTCTGGTTAGGAACACTATGCCCATACTTACAAATCAAGTAAAATATTGTTTATACAAAGTTcattgaagagagagatatataCCTGGGTGATTAGGATTAGCAAGACGGCAAGAATGGGCTGGATTTCCTTCTTGTAGAAAACTTTGAGAATGGTGACAATATGGAGTGCATAAACGCCACCACTTCCAACGTTTGCAAAGATGGTGATAAGAACATGTTCTTTCATGTTGAATGGCCCTGGGTTCAATGAGAATGACCACCCAGTCATTGGCACCGTCAGGATTTTCTCCGGCAGCGTCGCCGCCATCAACTTTCCCACCGGAAGTATTACTAGTTGGACTGAAATGGATCCGATGCTCACTGGGTTCTGACGGAACCGGAAAAACTGGTTTACGAAGGAAAGAATGCTGCACGAAAGGACACCCAACACCCATGTTCTGAACGTCAATGCCGGCATCGTCCGATCATCGGTGATTGCAACTGTCAGCCGGACTTCCTCTATCGGACAATCATTCACATCTTCTGCTACAACTACTACATAACCCATAAAGAAGTGacaaggaagagggagagaaaacaCAAAGAGAGAGTGGGAGGGAGAAGCATGCACCTTTATCATTAGCTGAAACCGCCATTGATGTTGTTGCAATGGTTCTCAAGTTGCAGAACGTGAGGGGGGAGGAGTACTGATTGAGGTGTAGTTGTAACTTGTTACTGAGATAACAAGATCAGATAGTGATGATTCGATTGAACTCTTAATGGGTTTAGAAAGCAAATCTAAAGGAGAAATAGGGGAAGATTTATTACCTGATTCACCACCCTAGATTACTATTGATGATCAGAGGTAGGTTTAGTTGATCCACCAGAAGCAGAAGTCACTTCTGGGCCAAAAAGAATTTCTGAGAGGATTCAGGTGGTAGTGATTGTGCAGCTGTTTCTCGCTTTTCCTCCTACCTTCTCCATCCATATCTGAACACCAAAGAAGCAAAGAGGTGGTGAACGCTATTGACTAGAGTCCAAATACAATGATTGAAGAtaggtttttcttttgggtaagaAATGAAGGAacgaaataaaaaagagagctAGTGCTCCGCTATCTCCACTCCACTAGGATGTCCATTAACTTCTACTTGTCCTCATTCGGAAAACATGAAAACTTCATGGGAggaggagatttttttttttcttttttcttttttataatatGGAGGAGAACTTACTAGTAATATCAAGTGGCTAAGTTTGCTTGATCTATGTTGGCAACAAATTTTTCTCATCTCCAACGATTTTTTTGTCCATAATAAAATTTACTCAGGTGTGCCAAAATGTTTTTCTAATTGGATTTAATGCAATCTAACTTTGATCAAAAGACTGGAGTCCCCACTTTTTTGATTGTTCGAGGGACTTTGATTACGAATAGATCAAGCCCAAAAGACAagtcaagggaaaaaaaaagaggaaatgattTATTCCTCAAGACAAGTCTTGAAAACAAAGCACAagaatccaccaaaaatagagACTTGTGAAAAAATTACATCGATTGCTGAGTAAAAGAATCCTAAATTGAATCTAGCACTAAGAAAGTAACAAAATGGATAAGGGATTGCAATGTAGATAGGTTTTTTGTGTTGTTGTTCATGCCTCTTCTTGGCCGAAATTCCCTCCTTAAATAGCTTCTTCATTTAGTTAGGTAATCATTCCTTATGAACACCACTGAACAATTGCTCTCACTATATTACCTCATGTCATCTACATGACACTTGTACAATGGCCATATTTTCCCCAGCATATCTCTACACCCTTCACATTTGGACATCATGTAACCGATGGTAAGGATTTTTGAACGCTTCACCATTAATCCACGTCTCTCTCCTGCAGGTGCCACGCCATCGATTTTAggagaatttcaaattttaccGCCAACAATCTATGAGTTCAATTTTTCAATATTAAGATGGTTTCCCACAGGACCGGTTGTCATATGTAGATCTCATGGCAGGAGTCAAATGTTagagaggaaaaataaagaGCACTTTAAAATTGGAAAAGACCTGGATACTATCCATGGTCAGTCTactccatggttttaagtattggtattagATTTACAGTATACCGTTTTGTAtaaccaatatcaatacctaaCCAATTCAAATCATATATGAGTATGAAAAAcgggtaaaatcataaaactgACAAATCCAAACCTATATGAACTGAATACCCAAGAACTAGATCCAGCCGAACAGAGAATTAATGACACCTTCAAAGCTAATGTGGGAAACCGTGAAAACCCCGCTACTCCGTAGTGGCTTGAAGAATTCTCTTCCCTCATGAGGTTGTTTCCTTTAATCTTCTCCCCTGCAACGCATGTACAAAACCCCCTCTCCTTCCTCAAAAATCTTCACTgttaatttataaaaattcaagtgttgCAATTACAACCCACAGTACAGAGGAGCCCTGTCCctccatccttttttttttttggtaacaaaaatgagtgctccatggtagtgatcatagcccccaggatAAGCCCCTACCAACTCGAACGGTGATGGATTGAGGGTATTTTCACCACTATACTAACCCCATTGGTCCCTGTCCCTCCATCCATACACTATACCAACTCAGTTATAGCAAAAGCCTAAGCTAGGTCAGACTCTTTCTTATGGATAATAAAATGTTGCCCTTTTAGAAGATTCATTTAACTGAATGATTGTACAGTCATCTCCACTCCCTAGTTTTGCCTTTTTGGATCAGATTAATTAGGGAAGGAGTGTtgatgtacgatgtcttgtattctgtcagagtttaatccagggagtactagtgcagcacctcgacaggcaggatggCAGTCctatgggggttgcaaggggggcaggaggctcccctgcatagcagggggtgtagggggcacagctccccgctcgaattttttatttgagggcaattttgtactttctggattagggttttttgctatatatttatagcaagagtttctttctctgtaatgcaagcaatactgagacgtgtgagggacgagcgctgtaactctattctccattgatagtgaatcaggatctcatctcaccggggacgtaggtaatcttgccgaacctcgtaaatctgtgtgtattgcttgttcttgtttttccattatcttctgcatcattttaggattACGTTTCTACAAGGAGGGTGGCAAAAAAACCTACCAACATGATGTTTTATGGCTTTTTGAATCATACAATAAGTAAGATTACATAGGATTAGGATTCTAACAGATCCCATGGTCCCTTAACATTCTCCCTCATGCTAAATAGATGAAATTTATACACAAACacacaattaaaagaaaaaagaaagaaatcataTTATGACATAGCTGGACAGCCCTCTACCATAATCCTTGGATCTGTAGGGCAAATTGCTAAAGGGCAATGATCTCCTCCATCTGCACCCCACCAATCTGGACCAAAGATATCATTCAtttgaagagagaaatagacaagGAGAGCCAAGAAAGCAACTCCTGCATCCAAGGCTGCTGAGAGAACATAATTGTGCCTAGCCCACCACCCTCTGTACCTTCTATACACATAAACATTGAAGAAGATCCCAACTACTCCCCAAGTCCAATAGTTAACAGGCTTAATCTCTGGAAACGCACCAGCATTGAAGAA encodes the following:
- the LOC122071736 gene encoding oligopeptide transporter 5-like isoform X1; translation: MIKVHASPSHSLFVFSLPLPCHFFMGYVVVVAEDVNDCPIEEVRLTVAITDDRTMPALTFRTWVLGVLSCSILSFVNQFFRFRQNPVSIGSISVQLVILPVGKLMAATLPEKILTVPMTGWSFSLNPGPFNMKEHVLITIFANVGSGGVYALHIVTILKVFYKKEIQPILAVLLILITQVLGYGWAGLFRKYLVDSPYMWWPASLVQVSLFRALHETEQRVKGRLTRLQFFFIALGSCFAYSVIPTYFFPSITALSFICWIWPKSITAHQIGGGVQGLGLLSFGLDWNVVSSFLYSPLAFPAYSIICSLMGAFLALYVAVPILYWSNAFEAKRFSIFSSGTFDESGNRYNVTRILDQKTFTFDQQAYDSYSKVYLSVNFAFTYGMSFATLVASLSHVALFNGR
- the LOC122071736 gene encoding oligopeptide transporter 5-like isoform X3, with protein sequence MIKVHASPSHSLFVFSLPLPCHFFMGYVVVVAEDVNDCPIEEVRLTVAITDDRTMPALTFRTWVLGVLSCSILSFVNQFFRFRQNPVSIGSISVQLVILPVGKLMAATLPEKILTVPMTGWSFSLNPGPFNMKEHVLITIFANVGSGGVYALHIVTILKVFYKKEIQPILAVLLILITQVLGYGWAGLFRKYLVDSPYMWWPASLVQVSLFRALHETEQRVKGRLTRLQFFFIALGSCFAYSVIPTYFFPSITALSFICWIWPKSITAHQIGGGVQGLGLLSFGLDWNVVSSFLYSPLAFPAYSIICSLMGAFLALYVAVPILYWSNAFEAKRFSIFSSGTFDESGNRYNVTRILDQKTFTFDQQAYDSYNDLGLNTSQINLATNEVKHTR
- the LOC122071736 gene encoding oligopeptide transporter 5-like isoform X2; this translates as MIKVHASPSHSLFVFSLPLPCHFFMGYVVVVAEDVNDCPIEEVRLTVAITDDRTMPALTFRTWVLGVLSCSILSFVNQFFRFRQNPVSIGSISVQLVILPVGKLMAATLPEKILTVPMTGWSFSLNPGPFNMKEHVLITIFANVGSGGVYALHIVTILKVFYKKEIQPILAVLLILITQTLGYGWAGLFRKYLVDSPYMWWPASLVQVSLFRALHETEQRVKGRLTRLQFFFIALGSCFAYSVIPTYFFPSITALSFICWIWPKSITAHQIGGGVQGLGLLSFGLDWNVVSSFLYSPLAFPAYSIICSLMGAFLALYVAVPILYWSNAFEAKRFSIFSSGTFDESGNRYNVTRILDQKTFTFDQQAYDSYSKVYLSVNFAFTYGMSFATLVASLSHVALFNGR